In Corallococcus silvisoli, the DNA window CTCGCGCAGGAGCGCATCGTCCAGCACCACGCGCGCCTGGGCGTCCTCGCGTCGGGAGGCGCGGGGCATCGGGATGCGGGGGTGCGTGTCTCCATCCCCCTCGCGCGCGGCCACGGCGTCGTCTGGATCCGCGGAGATGTACGGCACGCTGGAGTCCGACTCCAGGGCCTGCGCATCCACCGAGACCAGCTCCTCCGACGGCCGCGTGTCCTGCATCGTCGGACGGGGGACCGGACCGGAGTCCACCGGTTCGGAGTCCGGGGTCTCCAACTCGTCGGAGGCGCTGGAGCGGGAGGAACCTCCTCCGGACTGGATGGAGGGAACCTGGATGGTGGGCGCGGCGTGCGGCGGCACCGGCCGGCTGCCATTCGACGGCGTCATCGCGCCGGGGCGCGCCGACGACGACAAGGACGGCATCGCGGCGGTGGGGCGCTGACCTTCCGGAACACGGGACTCGGAGGCCCGGGGCGCGTCGAAGCCGCGTGAGGACTCCGAGGAGCGCACGGACTCGAAGCTCGGCAGGGGTTCGGGGGGCGGGGGCGCCGGCCTGCTGCCGTTCGACGGCGTCGTCACGCCCGGGCGCGACGCCAGGGACGGCATGGCGGCGGTGGGGCGCTGGCCTTCCGGAACACGGGGCTCGGGGGGACGCGGAGGCTCGAAGGGGCGGGCCACTTCGGCCGCGCGCGCGGACTCCGGGGCGCGAAGCTCGGCTCCCGCGGAGCGGCCGTCCTCGCCGCGAGGCTCCGGCCAGGGATAGGGGCTCTCGGGAAGCTCCTCATCGTCGAGCAACGGGCCGTCCGGCGGGGGCGGCGGCTCCATGAACGGCAGCGATTCCCCCGAAGTATCGAACCGCGCCGGGCCGGGGTCCGCGAACGGCATGGGCGGCGGCGCCACCGGACGCGACGCATCCGCCGGAACGAAGGGGACGGGTCCATCCACCGGACGGGCGGGCGGAGTCGACGCCACGGGCGGCACGCCCCGGGGCCCCACCGAATCCGAGAAGGGCAGCGAGCCCCCACGGTCGCTGGCGTCCGCGGCCGGCCGCGACACCTGCACCTCCGGCACGGGCGGCGCGGCGCGCGCGGACAGCCCCGGGTCCGAATACGGCAGGGCCGTGGCGCGGGGCGCGGTGGGCTCCGCGAGCGCTGCCTCCGACCGAGGCAGCGCCTCCGCGCGGGGCGCGGTGGGCTCGCCGGTCAGCGGCGGGGGCGGGGCCTCCACCGCGGCGGGGCGGTCCGAGGGGAGGCGGATGGCCGGGAGCCCCTCGAGGATGGTGGGCCGCTCCATCGCGTCGTGGCGGACCTCCACCGTGGGCGACGGCTCCGAGGACGTGGGGCTGGGCCGCGCCCTCGCGCGGGCCGCCTCCTCCAGCGCCTCCACCGGGAACGCGGGCCGGGTGGACTCATCCACCATCACGCCGGGGCGCGTCTCACCGTCGTCGCGCGCGCCGCCGCCGTCCTCGCGGCTGCGGGGCGTGGGGTGGAAGGACAGGGGCTCCACCGGGCCATCCAGGCGGATGGTCTTCGGCGGCAGCGTGGCCGGCATCGTGGGCCGGGGCGCGGGGCCCAGCGCCTCGTACGTGCCGCTGGCCCTCACGTCGCGCGGCACCTCGCGCAGGGTCGTCAGCAGGCGGCGCTCGGACTGGTAGTCCGCGGAGAAGAGGTCGCGCATGAAGCGGCTGACGCTCTCCGGGCCGGCGCTGGTGTCGATCTCCATCAGGCACGCCTGGAGGCGCCCGCGGAACTCCTCCGCCGTCTGGAAGCGCTGGCCCGGCTCCACCGCCAGCGCCTTCGCCACCAGCTGCGACACCGCCGGCGGCGTCAGCGGCTCCGCTTCACTGAGCGGCGCCACCTTCGGGTTCGCCACCACGGACATCAGCTCGCCCGGTGGCATCGCGTCGAAGGGGTTCTTGCCGGAGATGAGCTCGTACAGGCACAGGCCCACCGCGTACAGGTCGCTGCGCCGGTCCACCGGCTGGTGCCGGGCCTGCTCGGGCGACATGTAGAGGAACTTGCCCAGGATGATGCTCGGGTTCGTCTTCGCCGCCGACAGCCGGCTCTTCGCCAGGCCGAAGTCGATGACCTTCACCTCCCCCTCGTAGGAGATGAGGATGTTCTGGGGGGAGATGTCCCGGTGGACGAGCTTCAGCTCCTTCTCTTCCTCGTCCCGCTTGCGGTGCGCGTACGCGAGCGCGTCCAGCACCCGGCCCATGACGTAGAGCACGAACGTGAGCGGCAGCGGCGTCTGCCGGTCGCGCACGCGCGCGGCCACCTTGCGCAGGTCCTTGCCGTCCACGTACTCGAGGGCCATGTAGGCCTCGCCCTCGTGCACGCCCATGTCCAGCACCTGCGCGATGGAGCCGTGCCCCAGCCGCACCAGCGTGCGCGCCTCACCGACGAAGCGCTCGACGAAGTCCTGATCCTCCGCGAACTGCGGGAGGATCTTCTTGATGACGCACAGCTTCTCGAAGCCCTGCGCGCCCTCCAGGCGGGCGAGGTAGATCTCCCCCATGCCGCCGGTGGCCAGGTGCGACAGGAGCGTGTACCGGCCGAAGGGCTGCGGCCGGAAGGGACGCAATCGGGCGGGCTGGGTCGAAGAGCTCATGCGGTGCGGGGGTCCACCACGGAAAGCGCATTGAACCCCGAGCAGGGGCCCCGCTTCAACCGGTCAACCGGCCGCGCCGGCTGCCTCACCGGATACCGGGGTTGGTCAGCATGCCCATGTCCTCTTCAATCACCTCGAAGACGGCCACCTTGTCCCGAGGGGGACGCACCACCCGCTCGCCCAGGGGCATCACGTCGAAGCGGGCCCCGGTGGCCGCCAGCAGCTTGCCGGTCATCAGCACCTGCCCGGGGCCGGCGGTGGAGGCCAGCCAGCCCGCGACCCCCATCCCCTCGCCCACGGCGGTGTACTCGGTGCGCGCCTCGGTGCCGATCATCCCCACCAGCGCCTTGGTGGAGTGCAGCGCGATCCTCAGGTCGCAGCGCTCGTCTTGCGGCCGGCGGGCCATGCCCCGCTCCCAGTCCGAGCGCAGCGCCAGGGCGGCCCGCACGGCGCGCACCGCGTCGTCGCCCTTCGCGTAGGGCACGCCGAAGAGCGCGCGCATGGACTCGCCGAGGAAGCCCTCCACGGTGGCCTCGAAGCTGAAGACGATGCCGCTCATGCGCGCGTGGAAGTCGTTGAGCAGCTGCGTGGCCCGCGCCGCGCCCAGCCGGCCAATCACGGCGCCGAAGTCCGCCAGCTCCGCGTGCAGCACGGTGAGGTTCTTCTCCTCCAGCCCGGGCAGCTTGCCCCCCACGCGCTGGGCCTCGGCGGCGCGGCGCTCGGCCACCTCCGGCGAGTGGAAGCGCTCCAGGTTGCGCCGCATCCGGTCCGTGCCGGAGCCGTCGCGCACGGCGAAGCGCTGCACGCCGCTGGCCACCAGGTGGGCCACCGCGGTGCAGGCGTCCAGCATCAGCTCCAGGCTGGTGTCCCCCTCGCCGGGGACGTTGACGTAGAGCACGCCCGCGAAGGGCGGCTCGGTGCCGATGGGGATGCACAGCACCCGGTCCACGCCATACATGATGACGCTCTCGCGTCCGGCGAAGCGGCGATCATCGCGCACGTCGCCCACCGCGAGCGCGCGGCCCTGGCGGAGGGCCTCATCCACGATGGCGTCCGACACGGGCACCTCGCCCTTAGCGAGCCGTCCCCGGTGGCGCACGGCCGCGGGCACCAGCGGCCCCGTGGCGTGCTTGAGCAGCACCACCGCCGTCGTCGCGTCGGTGCGCTCCAGGAGCCGGTCCATCGCGGACTCCAGGAACGCGGTCAGCGTGCGCGCGGTGGCCAGCGCCTCCGCCGCGTGCACCAGCAGCACCAGCGTCTCATACGACACGCGAGGGCTGGCGACCGCGGAGCCCGTGGGCACGGGAGAGGGGCCGGAGAACGCGTCGTCGAACGGCAGCGGCCCCACGTTGTCCAGCAGGCGGAGCACCTCCGCGTCCTTCACGTTCTTCGCCAGCAGCACGGAGGGGCCCACGTCCGTGCCGTGCCCGAAGCGCACGACGCCGCCCGCGCCCAGGTCCATCATCTCCGTGGCGGCGTTCTCCACCGTGTGCGGCTGGCGCACCGCCAGGGTGTTCTCCCCCAGCGCCACCGTGTCGCCCGCACCCAGGTTCTTGCTGCCCTGCAGCGGCGCGCCGTTCACCCGGCTGCCGTTGCGACTGCCCAGGTCCTCGATGCGCAGCACGTCACCTTCGACGTACAGGCGAGCGTGCCGGCGCGACACGAGGTCACCGCCCAGCACGATGTCGTTCTCGTCGGCCCGGCCGAGGCTGGTGACGCCCTCCGGCAGGTCGTACGACGTGTCGAAGTAGCCGGGCCCGTTGATGATGATCTGCCACATCGGGCGCACGACATTACACGACCTCCCAATCTTCCGAGAGTCCGAGACGCTTTCCCGTGGAATACGGGCGTCCAGGCAAGGCCTCGGACGCCCTCTCGCGTCGCGTCATGCCCTCCGGACACCCGATGTGGTGGAGACCCGGGGTCGGACTTCACCTGGGGCGAAGGATGGACTTCACCTGGGGCGAAGGATGAAGAGCGAATCACCCACGCGCAGGGTGCGATAGGCGGCGAGGGGCCGGGTCGCGGGCCCCCGGAGGACCTGCCCCTCCAGGCCGAAGCGCGACCCGTGGCAGGGGCACTCCACCAGCCCCAGGGTCCCGTCCCAGGCCACCGCGCAGTCGCCGTGGGTGCACGTGCGCCACACCGCCCGGTAGCAGCCGTCCGCCGCGTGCACGACCACCACGTCCAGGAGGGCGGAGGGGACGCGGACGCGGTCACTTCCCCCGGGCTCGCGCAGGGCGGGATGGTCCGCGAGGGGGACCTCCACCCAGCCCTCCTCCGGCGGTCCCGGCAGGCCCGTGTCACCGCACCCGGCCGGGCCCGCGTCGGGCACGGCGTCCGGACCGGGCAGCACCACGGCCTCGCGCCAGTCGCCACCGCACCCCAGCGCGGCCAGGGCACAGGTGCCGCGCAGGAGCGTGCAGAGCGCCTGACGGCGGTCCACCCCACCCGCCTCCACGTGCTCCCGAGGCGAATGGAGCGGGGGTTTGCTCACGGGGTGCCGCCGTCGGCCAGCTGGCCATTCACCACGGCGAGCGCATCCAGGTCGAAGCCGCCGGAGGTGCCGCCGTAGCTGTTGAGCCCCGTGTCGGTGAGGCGGACGAAGCGCGCGCGGGCAAGGCCCACGTCCGCCAGGTCATAGCCGTCCCCGCCCGCCACGGCCGGGTCGATGGGGGAGACGCCGTTGTCGGGGCTCGAGAGCACCGGATGCGTGCCGGCGCAGCCCGGGTAGCCCCCGTCCTTGTCGGTGGGGTCGCAGGGGAAGTCGAACCACGTGATGCCGTCGTCGCTGACGGACACGGTGGCCGTCTCCGCGAAGATGTCGCCGCCAATCTTCTGGAACGCGTTCTCGAACACGAGCAGGTCCACGCCCGGGCCGTCCACCGCGACCAGGTCGGTGAACTCCAGGGTGATGGAGCCGCCCCGCCCCAGCGACAGCACGTCGAGCGAGCCCGCGAACTGCCCCGCCCCCACCGGAGGCCCCAAGACGACCGCCGGGAAGCGGTCCTGCCCGAAGCCGGCGAAGTCTCCGAAGTGGTACGCCGTCACCCGGTCCGCGAACGGATCCACGGGCCGCGTGCCCGCGTCGACACCGGCGTCCGTGCCGGCATCCGCTTCGGTGCCGGCATCGGAAGCCGCTCCGGCGTCCGTCCCGGCGTCCACGCTGTCCTCCGCGGGCGGCGGCATGTCGGGGTCGCCGGTGCACGCGCCCAGGGCCAGCAGCGCGCCGAGCGCGAGCAGCAGGCGCCGCATCACGGGCCCTGCCGGATGCGCACGAGGCGGCGGCCGTGGATGTCCGTCACGCCCACGAGCAGGTCCGAGCCCAGCGACGACAGCAGGTCCACGGACGTGCACCTGTCCACGACGGTGAGCACCGCCTCACGCGCTCCCACGCTGAGGGGCTGGCCGCCGCCCAGGCCCGGCGTGAGCGAGAAGCGGGACACGTCGGTGACGCCGAAGCCCGCCGTGGCGCCGTAGCCGCCGCGCACCACCGCCACGCCATTGCCGAAGCCCGTGGCGGCGTTGAAGTCGCTGCCCACCTCCAGGCGCGGCTCGTTCACGAGCACCACCGGCGTGCGCGAGGCCAGCGCCTCGCCCAGCTTCGCGTACGACACGGCGTGGGCCACGTTCACGTACGTGTCCGCCGCCGAGTAGCCGAACACCGCGATGTTGTTCGCGGAGACAGCGGTGAAGCCGCTGGCGCCCACCTGCGCGGGGAAGTCCGCCACCTTCACGGCGGCGTAGGGCTTCGCGGAGGTCACCAGCGCGTAGACGCCCAGGCCGGACGACACCGTGTCCAGCCCCCCTCCGTTGATGAAGAACGCGTCGGCCATGCCCGCGGCGGAGTAGTTGCCCGGCGCGCTCAGGTAGAGGGCGGCGTCCCGCGAGGACGGCTCCACCACCGCGACGCTGCCCGGGAAGCCCGCGGCCGGCTTCGTGTAGCCCGCGAGCAGCCGCGTGCCGTCATAGGCCAGGAAGTAGGACGGGAAGGTGTTCGCGGCGTCGGCGCGATCCGCGGGAGCGAGCACGGTCTCGAGCGCGGCCTCCCCCAGCTTCACCTCCGGCCAGGTGCCCAGCGCGAAGAAGTCGCGGCCCGTGGCCGTCGTGCGCAGCGCGAAGAGCGAATACGTGGGGCCGGGCGTGGCCACCACCGCGACCACGTTCGGGGACAGGGACGCGGCCTCCAGCACGGTGAAGCCCGCCTGGAGCTGGAGCGTGCCCAGCTTCGCCTCGCGCGGCACGGCGTCGCACGCGTCGGTGCCGCCGTCCGTGCCCGCATCCGTCCCGGCGTCCGTCCCCGCGTCCGAGCCAGGACCCGCGTCGGTGCCGGCATCCGTGCCCGCGTCGGGAACGATGTCCACCGGGACGCACTTGTTCTCCACGCACATCCAGGACCGGCCTTCCGAAATCGGGGCCTGGTCGCGGCACTCGGCGGCGTCCTCGCACTCGTTGTCGCCGCAGCCTGTCCCGCCCAGCACCACCGCCAGCAGGGCGCCCATCAGCGCCGCGCGCTGGCCCTTCGCGCCCACCCGCTTCGTGTCGGTCCGCATCGTGTCCTCGTTCCTTGCCCGCCGCGTGGAGGCGGCGGGGCTTCCTGGCGGGAGGCGGGACGGGCACGAAGGCGCTGGAGCTCCTGTCGCGCGGCGCGACCTGGAGTCCTGTCTTCGCCGTCAGCTCCCCGCGGAGGTTCCGGTCTGTGTCCGGGCCCTCCCCGAATGGGAGGAGGACACCGGGTCGTCGCCAGGTCTTCGGACTCACGAGGACGGGGTGCTTGCGAACACCGTCCCTGCTCACCGCTGCGGGGCAGTCCCGGACTCACACCGGGTTCCCTGGACGCCCTCACGCCCCATGGCGCGATGGCATCGATGACGGGGCGGGACTATGGCGCCCCCGGGTCAATGTCAATGCGGCGAGGGCTCCACCGCGGCACCAGGAGGGAGGCGGGCGTGTCATCCCGGCGCTCCCACCCGGGAAGCCTCCCCCACCCCGAATCCACGGGATGGGCACGCGGCGCCCGGGACCGTCCGGTGGAGAACGGTCCCGGGTCCCGCCGCGCGTCGCGGACTACGGCAGCTGCACGCCGTTCACCACGGCGACGGCGTCCAGGTCGAAGCCGCCGCTGATGCCCGCGTAGCCATTGGCGCCGGAGTCGCGGATGCGCACGAAGCGCGCGCGGGTGAGGCCGACGTCCGCCAGGTCGAAGCCATCTCCCCCCGCCACGGCCGGGTCGGTGGGCGAGATGCCATTGCCGGGGCTCGAGTACACGGGCTTCACGCCCGCGCAGCCCGGGAAGTCGTTCGCCACGTCGGAGGACGCGCACGGGAACTCGTGCCAGGTGACGCCGTCGTCGCTGACGGCCACGACGCCCGTCTCCGCGAACGGCTTGCCGCTGGGCTTGAGGAACGCGTTCTCGAACACGAGCAGGTCCACGCCCGGCCCATCCGTCACCGCGATGTCGGTGAACTCCAGGATGATGACGCCGTTGCGTCCGAGCGACAGCACGTCCAGCGAGCCCGAACCCGCGCCAGCGCCCTGCGGAGGCCCGAGCACGATGCCCGGCAGCTGGCTCTGACCGAAGCCCGCGCCGGCGCCGGGCGTGAAGGACACGATGCGGTCCGCGAACGGATCCCCGACCAGCGCCTGGTCCTGGAAGCGGTCCGGCGAGTCCTCACCACCGCACGCCACGGACAGGAGCGCGGCGAGCCCCATCGCGAACCGCTTCGAGAGAAGGGTCTTCATGGGTGTTCTCCGGATGAGGGTCATCACGGGGCCTGCTGGATGCGGACCAGCCGCGCGCCGTTCTTGTCATCCACGGCCACGAGCAGGTCCGCGCCAATGGAGGTGATGCCGGTCACGCTCGTGCACTGGTCCGCGTAGACGAGGACCGGCTGACGGGCACCGACGGTGACGGTCGCGCCGGCGTTGGTCACGGTGAAGGCGAAGCGCGAGATGTCCGTCCCGGCGAAGTTGTAGTTGGGCGGAACGTAGTCGCCGCGAAGCACCGCCACGCCCTCGCCCTGACCCGCGGCGGCGACGAAGTTGGAGCCCACGGCGAGCGCGGGCGCGTCCGCCACGGCGAACGGGGTGCCCGAGGAGAGCGCCTGGGCAATCGCCGCGGGGGCCACCGCGCGGCCCTCGTTGAGGTAGGTGGTGCCGGAGTAGTAGCCGAGCATCGCGACGCCGTTGGTGGACACGGCGGTGAAGCCGCTGCCATCCGTGTCGGGCGGGAGCGTTCCGACCTTCAGGGCGGTGAACGGCGAGGTATCCGTCTTCAGCGCGTAGATGCCCAGGCCGGCCGACACCGTGTCCAGGCCGCCGCCGTTGATGAGGAACGCGCCCGGCACGACACCCGCGGAGAAGTTGCTGGGCGCGGAGAAGTAGACGGAGGAGGCAGGCGTCACGGTGTCATAGACCCCCACGGAGCCCGGGAAGCCCGCGCCGGACTTCGTGTACCCCGTGAGGATGCGCTGGCCGTCCGACTCCACGAAGGAGCTGAGGAAGAGCGACGTGGAAGGGCCCCGGTCGGCGGGCGCGGCCACGTCGAAGAGCGGCGTCGCGCCCAGCGTCACCTGCGGCCACGTGCCCAGCGAGTACAGCGCATGCGGGCCGACATAGCCGACCGACACCACCGTGTAGAGCGAGTACGTGGGTCCGGGCGTGACGCCCACCGGGCCCGCGGAGGCAGGCAGCGGCGCGGCCTCACCGGCCACGAAGCCCGCCTGGAGCTGGAGCGTGCCCAGCTTCGGGTCGTAGGCCGCGCTCGCGCACGGGTCGGAGCCAGCGTCCGTGCCCGCGTCGGTGGTGCCGGCATCCGTGCCCGCGTCGATGGTGCCGGCGTCCGTGCCCGCGTCGATGGTGCCAGCGTCCGTGCCCGCGTCGATGGTGCCAGCGTCGGTGCCCGCGTCGATGGTGCCAGCGTCAGTGGTGCCCGCGTCGGTGGTGCCAGCGTCGGTCTCCGTCCCCGCGTCGGGCACGGGGTTGGACTTCAGCTCGCAGCGGTTCTCGACGCAGGCGTAGCGCTGTCCCTCGGGAGGGGTGCCCTTGTCGCGGCAGTCGAACTCATCGATGCACTCGTCTCCGCAGCCCGTGCCGGTCAGCGCCATGGCGAAGGTCGTCAGCACCAGCACGAGGCCCCGCCCTGAAATCATCCGCTCTGTCTTCATCCGCGACTGCTCCCTTGCATCGCCCCCACGGGCGAGGTGATTCCAAGGGGCGAGGGACGGAGAGCGGACCGCGAACGAAGGACACGTCAGGACACGACACGCCGCGCGAGCGGAAGACCTCCGTCACCTCCCCTCGGAGGCTCCGGTCTGGCCATGCCCGGGGGCATGGGTCGTGGCAGGTCTTCGGACTCGCAGGCGCGGGAGAGCCCTCATCGGGTCACCCACCTACTGGCCGTCGCTTCCCAGCCCACTCGGGGGCCAGTGCTTGCGAGGACGGCGTTCGTTCCTGCTCACCGCTGCGGGGCAGTCCCGGCTTCACACCGGGTTCCCTTTAAACTCCGCCTCTGCATGAGGAGGAGTACCGACGACGGTCGCTGAAGTATGGCGGAAGGCAAGGCTTGTCAATACGAGCGCCTGCAACGCTTCACGGCACCGCGACGATGTCGATGGCATTGGACACCGAGCGCCGCGGGTCCACCGGACACGCATCCAGCGCCGCGCCCTTCGCCTCGGGCGTGGAGTTGCCGCGCCGCTCGACGAACTGGCCGTCGCGCACCTCCACCACGAACACGCGGCCCGCGTTCACGTCCGTGACGTACACGGCATTGCCCACCACCGCGAGCCGGCCGCCCACCGCGAGGTTGCAACCCGTCTCCGGCCCTCCGGTGCAGCCCGGCGACAGCGCGTACGAGGCCACGGGCCGGTCGTCCTTCACCAGCACCAGGCCCGTGGCGCGCACGGACTTCGCGCGGTAGCCGCTCGCGGTATCGAACACCGCCTCTCCCAGGCAGCTCACCACCAGTTGGTCGCCCACCGCCTGCACGTCGCCCGCGTTGAGACAGTCCTTCGCGCCCAGGTCAATGGCATGCACCCCGCCGTCCGCGGGGTCGATGCGCGCGAGCATCCCGGGGCCGTTGGGCAGATAGTCATTCACGGGGTTCAGGTTGGTGAGCGCCACGTAGACGCCCGCGTCCACCGACACGGCGGCATAGGGGAGCGCCATCGTCGTCCCGCCATCGAACGACTTCAGGTCCAGCCCCGTGAGCGGAACGGTGTCCACGAGCCGGGGATGCTCCGGGTCGCTCACGCTGACGCGCGCCACGGCGTTGCCCTGCCGGAAGTCGGAGCCGGCCGTGCCGAAGAGTGGGATGTAGAACGTGTCGCCGCGCTTCGCGATGACCTGCGGGCTGGTGTTCGCGCCCAGGTTCACCTGCCCCACCGTGCGCAGCCCCAGGCCTCCGCCCTGCGACGGTCCTTCCCGCTTGAGCACCTGGAGCGTGTTGTTGACGGAGTCGAGGACATACACATACGGAGGGTCCACGAGGATGTCATTGGGTGACGCCGCCACCGCGCCCAGCGAATCCTCCTCCACCACCGTCCCCAGCGAGCCCGCCAGCGCCTGGGACAACACCGAGCGCGCCGCGTCCGCCGCCAGCACCACCCCGTCCCACGCCGCGAGCGACTGCACGCCGGAGCCGAACTGCCGCCGGGGCCCCATCCGGTCCGTCCCCGCCTGGATGCCGACCAACTGCCCGTTGGTGTAGCAGGCCGTCACCACGTCATACATGCACCGGCCCGCATGACAGGACTGCACGTCCGGACACGCCGCGCCGCACGCGCCGCAGTTCAGCGGGTCGCTCGCGAGCGCGACGCAACCGTCGCCGCAACGCTCGGTCCCGGGAGAGCACCCCTCGCGGCACGTGCCGGACTCACAGACCTGTCCGGAGGGGCACGCGGCGCCACACGCGCCGCAGTTCAGCGGATCACTCGCGAGTGCCACACACGCGGCGCCGCACGTCTCCGTGCCCGACTGGCATCCACACACGCCCGCCTGACACACCTCCCCTGTCCCGCAGGTGACGCCACACGCGCCGCAGTTCGCGGAGTCGCCCTGGAGGTCCGCGCACTCGGCGCCACAGACGCTCAGGCCGGACGTGCACAGCACCTTCTCCTCCGGACAGCCGGTGAGGACCAGGGCCAGCAACACGAGCGCGAGCCGCGCATCAAGGAGGGGACGCGACATGGGAGTCCTTGGGGGCAGAGGGTTCGAGCGCCACGGCGAACGTCACGTAGGCGGCCCGGCCCGGCAGCGGCATGCCGGTGTAATCCGCGGTCCGGGCATCGAGCAGGTTCTTCACGTCGAACGACACCGTGAGGTCCGGGCGGCGCAGGAAGGTGCTGGAGGCGCCCACGCTCACCCAGGTGCGTGCAGGCAGCGACAGCCGGGCCTCCCCCACGCGGTTGATCAACTGCGCGGACTGGACCAGCACCTCCGTGCGGCCGTTGAGCCAGTCCGGGCCCACGCGCAGCCGGCCCACCCACTTGTGGCGCGGGCGATACGGCAGCTCCTTGCCGAAATAGCGCGGGTCGCCGTAGCGGTTCTGTGTGCGGGTCCACGCGTAGCTCGTGGTGGCGACCAGCCACGTGCGCGGCCGGGCCTCCGCTTCCACCTCCGCGCCCCACACGCGCGCGGCGGCGAAGTTGTAGGGCTTCGCGAGCATCGGCGGATACAGCTCATAGGCGATGAGGTTTTCGTAGACCGCCGCGAAGCCTCCCGCGGTGACGCTCCAGGTGCCGTCGTGCCACAGGCCCGCGGCGTCGACGGACAGGGCGCGCTCGGGCTTCAGCTCCGGGTTGGGCAACAGCAGTCCCTGGCGGATGTAGAGCTCCAGGAACGAGGGCGCGCGGTGGGACTGGCCCGCGTTGGCGCGCACGCCGAAGCCGTGGCCCAGGTCCACGCTCGCGCCCAGCTTGGGAGACAGCAGCGAGTAGTGCCCCACGCGCTCCACGCGCAGCGACGGAACCAGCTTCATGCGTTCAGAGAACAGGGACAGCTCGTCCATGGCCATGACGCTCGCGCGCCACCACGACGCCGCCTGGGCACCCGTCGCCTGCGTGACGGCCTCCGACGAGGCGGCGAGCGTCACGGCGAGCGCGTTGCGCCCCACCACCGCGCGACCCTCCACCTCCGCGCCGCCCACGGTGTAGTGCTGCGCGCCGGCATCGAGCCCCATCGCGCCGCCGGTGACATCCAGCCAGTCGCGCCGGAAGA includes these proteins:
- a CDS encoding serine/threonine-protein kinase; this encodes MSSSTQPARLRPFRPQPFGRYTLLSHLATGGMGEIYLARLEGAQGFEKLCVIKKILPQFAEDQDFVERFVGEARTLVRLGHGSIAQVLDMGVHEGEAYMALEYVDGKDLRKVAARVRDRQTPLPLTFVLYVMGRVLDALAYAHRKRDEEEKELKLVHRDISPQNILISYEGEVKVIDFGLAKSRLSAAKTNPSIILGKFLYMSPEQARHQPVDRRSDLYAVGLCLYELISGKNPFDAMPPGELMSVVANPKVAPLSEAEPLTPPAVSQLVAKALAVEPGQRFQTAEEFRGRLQACLMEIDTSAGPESVSRFMRDLFSADYQSERRLLTTLREVPRDVRASGTYEALGPAPRPTMPATLPPKTIRLDGPVEPLSFHPTPRSREDGGGARDDGETRPGVMVDESTRPAFPVEALEEAARARARPSPTSSEPSPTVEVRHDAMERPTILEGLPAIRLPSDRPAAVEAPPPPLTGEPTAPRAEALPRSEAALAEPTAPRATALPYSDPGLSARAAPPVPEVQVSRPAADASDRGGSLPFSDSVGPRGVPPVASTPPARPVDGPVPFVPADASRPVAPPPMPFADPGPARFDTSGESLPFMEPPPPPDGPLLDDEELPESPYPWPEPRGEDGRSAGAELRAPESARAAEVARPFEPPRPPEPRVPEGQRPTAAMPSLASRPGVTTPSNGSRPAPPPPEPLPSFESVRSSESSRGFDAPRASESRVPEGQRPTAAMPSLSSSARPGAMTPSNGSRPVPPHAAPTIQVPSIQSGGGSSRSSASDELETPDSEPVDSGPVPRPTMQDTRPSEELVSVDAQALESDSSVPYISADPDDAVAAREGDGDTHPRIPMPRASRREDAQARVVLDDALLRESSAAGRREPDTGPTGPARGRTGSRRAVRGSSPGTPVARSSTSSGMRAVSARPAPAAEPDESSTSRSSRDETRRKAMPVRPEPAEPVRASRREPVPPVQKKGGVLRSVLVFTLLAFVALSIVGMGLYFIPEMRVAVGLEHSRTMTPPPPMPVQQVPTRPAALPGHPPVTPPGQDVAEAPPAEPTQPAADAKAPPAAPVVPPPTLASDDLLAPDESSASEEAPTPRAPTPKKPPPSRPPKRGPPSRAAAKDLNAPSALDLEWAQTRSLFLSIKRRHGCEVMQMQCNLFEKLADDINESAESGGGNDASLLKRVRDMHEKLKVTQQSQG
- a CDS encoding FHA domain-containing protein, which encodes MWQIIINGPGYFDTSYDLPEGVTSLGRADENDIVLGGDLVSRRHARLYVEGDVLRIEDLGSRNGSRVNGAPLQGSKNLGAGDTVALGENTLAVRQPHTVENAATEMMDLGAGGVVRFGHGTDVGPSVLLAKNVKDAEVLRLLDNVGPLPFDDAFSGPSPVPTGSAVASPRVSYETLVLLVHAAEALATARTLTAFLESAMDRLLERTDATTAVVLLKHATGPLVPAAVRHRGRLAKGEVPVSDAIVDEALRQGRALAVGDVRDDRRFAGRESVIMYGVDRVLCIPIGTEPPFAGVLYVNVPGEGDTSLELMLDACTAVAHLVASGVQRFAVRDGSGTDRMRRNLERFHSPEVAERRAAEAQRVGGKLPGLEEKNLTVLHAELADFGAVIGRLGAARATQLLNDFHARMSGIVFSFEATVEGFLGESMRALFGVPYAKGDDAVRAVRAALALRSDWERGMARRPQDERCDLRIALHSTKALVGMIGTEARTEYTAVGEGMGVAGWLASTAGPGQVLMTGKLLAATGARFDVMPLGERVVRPPRDKVAVFEVIEEDMGMLTNPGIR
- a CDS encoding QcrA and Rieske domain-containing protein, encoding MSKPPLHSPREHVEAGGVDRRQALCTLLRGTCALAALGCGGDWREAVVLPGPDAVPDAGPAGCGDTGLPGPPEEGWVEVPLADHPALREPGGSDRVRVPSALLDVVVVHAADGCYRAVWRTCTHGDCAVAWDGTLGLVECPCHGSRFGLEGQVLRGPATRPLAAYRTLRVGDSLFILRPR
- a CDS encoding cell surface protein — its product is MRRLLLALGALLALGACTGDPDMPPPAEDSVDAGTDAGAASDAGTEADAGTDAGVDAGTRPVDPFADRVTAYHFGDFAGFGQDRFPAVVLGPPVGAGQFAGSLDVLSLGRGGSITLEFTDLVAVDGPGVDLLVFENAFQKIGGDIFAETATVSVSDDGITWFDFPCDPTDKDGGYPGCAGTHPVLSSPDNGVSPIDPAVAGGDGYDLADVGLARARFVRLTDTGLNSYGGTSGGFDLDALAVVNGQLADGGTP
- a CDS encoding cell surface protein, which codes for MKTLLSKRFAMGLAALLSVACGGEDSPDRFQDQALVGDPFADRIVSFTPGAGAGFGQSQLPGIVLGPPQGAGAGSGSLDVLSLGRNGVIILEFTDIAVTDGPGVDLLVFENAFLKPSGKPFAETGVVAVSDDGVTWHEFPCASSDVANDFPGCAGVKPVYSSPGNGISPTDPAVAGGDGFDLADVGLTRARFVRIRDSGANGYAGISGGFDLDAVAVVNGVQLP
- a CDS encoding MXAN_6577-like cysteine-rich protein, coding for MSRPLLDARLALVLLALVLTGCPEEKVLCTSGLSVCGAECADLQGDSANCGACGVTCGTGEVCQAGVCGCQSGTETCGAACVALASDPLNCGACGAACPSGQVCESGTCREGCSPGTERCGDGCVALASDPLNCGACGAACPDVQSCHAGRCMYDVVTACYTNGQLVGIQAGTDRMGPRRQFGSGVQSLAAWDGVVLAADAARSVLSQALAGSLGTVVEEDSLGAVAASPNDILVDPPYVYVLDSVNNTLQVLKREGPSQGGGLGLRTVGQVNLGANTSPQVIAKRGDTFYIPLFGTAGSDFRQGNAVARVSVSDPEHPRLVDTVPLTGLDLKSFDGGTTMALPYAAVSVDAGVYVALTNLNPVNDYLPNGPGMLARIDPADGGVHAIDLGAKDCLNAGDVQAVGDQLVVSCLGEAVFDTASGYRAKSVRATGLVLVKDDRPVASYALSPGCTGGPETGCNLAVGGRLAVVGNAVYVTDVNAGRVFVVEVRDGQFVERRGNSTPEAKGAALDACPVDPRRSVSNAIDIVAVP